A section of the Bacillus pumilus genome encodes:
- a CDS encoding post-transcriptional regulator: MTQHPAAIYKDHLKPFLFSKLEEFIVLGYKDVDLEELWSYLENKKWKKKQEYPIHEMVADILSVKIGEFMNYATVQSFKTSAFLDSEDGKNMLDELLK; this comes from the coding sequence TTGACACAACATCCGGCTGCAATTTACAAAGACCATTTAAAGCCTTTTCTGTTCAGTAAGCTTGAAGAATTCATCGTTTTGGGCTATAAAGATGTAGATTTAGAGGAATTATGGTCATACTTAGAGAATAAGAAATGGAAGAAAAAACAAGAGTATCCGATTCATGAAATGGTTGCAGATATTTTATCTGTGAAAATTGGCGAATTTATGAACTATGCAACCGTTCAGTCGTTTAAAACGTCTGCTTTTTTGGACAGTGAAGATGGCAAGAATATGCTAGATGAACTGTTGAAATAA